A window of Terriglobia bacterium genomic DNA:
CTTGGACAGCGTGGCGCCGGTGCGGCGTTCCACCGATTCCACCTGGTCTTCATACTGCTTGCGGTACTTGCGCGCTTCCGGATCGAGGTTGCGCATGGCAACGATCAGCGGATCGGTGCTGGCGTTCACCGCCGCCTCGCCGCCCGCATAGAGCTGCTTGCGGACGGCAACGTCGTCGAGCTTGGTGCCGTCCATCAACGCCTTGGCTGCCTGCGCCGGCTCCTGCCCCTTCAGCACCTGGGCGACGGCGGGGTCATGGCCGAGATCACGCTGCATCTGCCGCAGCGACTCGGTCACGGTTATGGTTTCCAGGTCCTTGTAGATGGGTGCGGTGGAGAACAATTGCTGCTCGACCGACGAGAGCGCGGATTCGCGATACTCGCGCAGGCGCTCGCCATTCGGCTTTTGCTTTTCGACGGCGGCGCGGACCAGGATTCGGGCAATCCCGGGAAGGTCGCCGCGCAGTCCCTGCCGCCGCTCCAGGTAGATGTACGGCAGGTAGATCTGCTTGTAGACACTCTCCGCCTGCGCAACTTTCGCCCACGGATCGCCGAATTTCTGCTTCTTCTGAGGATCGGAAGCGACGCCCTGCTTCAGCTTGTCTTCGTCCTGCTGCTTTTGCGCCATCAGCTTCTTGTCGAGCAGGCCGGACTGATAGCCGGTCAGCGCTTTCAGTGAGTTCTCCATGCCGAAGATATCTTCCTGCGCGCGCCGCGCGTTTTCCGGAGACTGGGCGGAAAAGCTCTTCAACGTTTGGATCATCTCCCGCAGCGATTTCAGCCGCCACGGATAGCTGGTGTCGCGCAGGAACTCCAGTTGTGCCATGGTCAGCAGGCGTCCGGTGGAGCCGGGATTGCCGGGGACGAAGATCAGGTCGCCCTCGCTGGCACCGGCCTTGGACCACCTCAAAGAATGGGTGAGGTCGACCGGCTTATTGTTCTCATACACGCGGAAAAAAGTGATGTCCAGGTCGTAGCGCGGGTATTCGAAATTGTCGGGATCGCCGCCGAAGAACGCGGCTTCAAACTCGGGTGCGAACACCAGCCGCACGTCAGTGTACTTTTTGTAGCGATAGAGCTGGAACATGCCCCCCGCGTACAAGGTGACGATGTCGCAGCGCAAGCCGGTGCTCTTGGCGCAGTCGCTCTCGATCGCCGACATGGCAGCGCGCTGGGCGGCGCCGGCCTCGGCCGCCGACGAGCCGGGCTTCGCCGCGCTCTGAATCTGTTGCGTGACGTCCTCAATGCTCTGCAGCACGTTCAATTCCAGGTCGGGGCATTTGGCCTCGTCCGCCTGCGTTTTGGCGTAGAAGCCGGTTTTCATGTAGTCCTTGCCGCCGGTGGAAAGCTGCTGCACACAGACGGCGCCCACGTGATGGTTGGTGAACGTCAGGCCATGCGGGGAGACAAACGAACCCGAGCCGCCGTTGTTAAACCGCACCGACGACAACCGCACGTTGTCCAGCCACGCTTGCGTGGGTTCGAATCCGTACTTGGCTTTCACACGGGCCTTGGGAAAAGCGTTGAACAGCCACATGCCCTCGTCGGCCGACGCGATTCCGGCCAGAATTATTGCGATACCGATGAATAGAACTGCGCGTTTCAACATGCTCGATCTCCCATGCCGGTCCGGCATGACTGCGAGTTTCACAAATGTAAGAACCGTCGCCGCCGCACTACTGCGGCTGGCGAGAATCACGAAACTCCTGAATATACGCTGGCGCGCGCTGCCCGGCAACGCCGCGCCGCTCATCCGCGTGCAGCTCTCCTTGGGCGGGACCAATTTGGAATTGCCTCTGGTTTGCGGTATGGTAACCGGTTCTCTCCGGCTGGGTGTCAGCGGCGGGGGACAGAGTCACTTGCGTGGCGTCCCGCATCAATAGGATTGCGAGGAGTTTTTATGTCCAGCAGCACTCTTGCGCCCAAGGGCCTGGAAGGCGTAGTCGCGGCCGTATCGAGCATTTGTTATATCGACGGCGACCGTGGCATCCTGGCCTACCGCGGAATTGATATTCACGAACTCGCCGACAATTCCACCTTCGAAGAAACCTGCTACTTGCTCTGGTTCGGCAAGCTGCCGGCCCGGGCCGAGTTGCGCGAATTCACGCGTGCGCTGGCCGAAGAGCGGAAATTGGACCCGGCGATCATCAACCTGCT
This region includes:
- a CDS encoding S46 family peptidase, giving the protein MLKRAVLFIGIAIILAGIASADEGMWLFNAFPKARVKAKYGFEPTQAWLDNVRLSSVRFNNGGSGSFVSPHGLTFTNHHVGAVCVQQLSTGGKDYMKTGFYAKTQADEAKCPDLELNVLQSIEDVTQQIQSAAKPGSSAAEAGAAQRAAMSAIESDCAKSTGLRCDIVTLYAGGMFQLYRYKKYTDVRLVFAPEFEAAFFGGDPDNFEYPRYDLDITFFRVYENNKPVDLTHSLRWSKAGASEGDLIFVPGNPGSTGRLLTMAQLEFLRDTSYPWRLKSLREMIQTLKSFSAQSPENARRAQEDIFGMENSLKALTGYQSGLLDKKLMAQKQQDEDKLKQGVASDPQKKQKFGDPWAKVAQAESVYKQIYLPYIYLERRQGLRGDLPGIARILVRAAVEKQKPNGERLREYRESALSSVEQQLFSTAPIYKDLETITVTESLRQMQRDLGHDPAVAQVLKGQEPAQAAKALMDGTKLDDVAVRKQLYAGGEAAVNASTDPLIVAMRNLDPEARKYRKQYEDQVESVERRTGATLSKIRFAELGTDTYPDATFTLRLSYGVVKGYTEDGRGDVASAGTKLPYFTTFAGAFEHAAKHSSKPPYRLPQSWMQNKSKIKLDTPLNAIETADIIGGNSGSPVVNKAGDVVGIIFDGNIQSLPWNFQYEDEIGRSLHVDSRGILEALRNIYGATRLADELAGSSAAAAKK